One window of Chamaesiphon minutus PCC 6605 genomic DNA carries:
- a CDS encoding DUF3611 family protein has product MSNLEINGNTPQAVKKIAAQLKRVGWAGFWSQLALAVVSSLIFLFAIPFASTGASNPGTGGSLLFAVGGLVILYGSTYWSFRYVRLSRQLKNPNLRPKKAETIQIVRWGLLASLLGMGSSVLGAESIGGTLLGKSLSTALPGAIFSPDALSKIIQPLDIFIVLANTHTITAHFIGIVCSLWLLDRIQKQG; this is encoded by the coding sequence ATGTCAAATCTAGAAATTAACGGTAATACACCTCAAGCTGTCAAAAAAATTGCCGCTCAGCTCAAACGAGTTGGCTGGGCGGGATTTTGGTCGCAACTTGCTTTAGCGGTGGTTTCGAGTTTGATTTTTCTATTTGCCATTCCCTTTGCGAGTACGGGAGCCAGCAATCCGGGGACGGGTGGCAGTTTGCTATTTGCAGTGGGTGGATTGGTAATACTTTACGGAAGTACTTACTGGTCGTTTAGATATGTGAGGCTCTCGCGCCAGCTTAAAAATCCCAACTTGCGCCCCAAAAAAGCTGAGACGATTCAGATCGTTCGCTGGGGTCTGTTGGCGTCGTTGCTGGGCATGGGATCGAGCGTGTTAGGTGCCGAATCGATTGGCGGCACGCTATTGGGTAAGTCACTTTCAACAGCATTACCAGGAGCGATTTTTAGTCCTGATGCTTTGAGCAAAATTATTCAACCGTTGGATATATTTATCGTTTTGGCAAATACACATACGATTACGGCGCATTTTATTGGGATCGTATGTTCTCTGTGGCTGCTAGATCGAATTCAAAAACAGGGTTAA
- a CDS encoding HAD family hydrolase has product MRIITDFDGPIMDLSDRYYHVYQLCLNKVKHPHQSLNILTKDEFWTYKQAQISERQIGIESGLTTTQAEVFKKMRDRHAHQLQYLSLDRVVPGSIAALEQIQSSGIELLVMTLRRTCELEAAFQQYDLAKFFPPHCRYCLPDDYIKNSDVRAKTQLMTHSLTELKPEPNTWMIGDTEADIIAAKTNHIKVIGVLSGIRDRDRLAQHQPDKIVSNLADAVKFILA; this is encoded by the coding sequence ATGCGAATTATTACGGATTTTGATGGGCCGATAATGGATTTATCCGATCGCTACTATCACGTCTATCAGCTCTGTTTAAATAAAGTCAAACACCCTCATCAGTCGCTAAACATCCTAACCAAAGATGAATTTTGGACATATAAACAGGCGCAAATTTCCGAACGACAAATCGGCATCGAGTCAGGATTGACAACGACGCAGGCAGAAGTATTTAAAAAAATGCGCGATCGCCATGCCCATCAATTACAATATTTATCACTCGATCGCGTCGTGCCCGGATCGATCGCCGCCCTAGAACAGATTCAATCATCTGGTATCGAACTTTTAGTAATGACATTGCGGCGCACCTGCGAATTAGAAGCAGCCTTTCAACAATACGATTTAGCCAAGTTCTTTCCACCACATTGCCGCTATTGTCTGCCAGATGACTATATAAAAAATAGTGATGTGCGAGCCAAAACCCAATTGATGACTCACTCTTTGACAGAATTGAAACCAGAGCCAAACACTTGGATGATTGGCGATACTGAAGCAGATATTATCGCCGCAAAAACTAATCATATCAAAGTAATTGGCGTACTGTCTGGCATTCGCGATCGCGATCGACTGGCGCAACATCAGCCAGACAAAATCGTCTCTAATTTAGCAGATGCCGTGAAATTCATCCTTGCATAA
- a CDS encoding M3 family metallopeptidase, with protein sequence MKPLLQGQGLPPFPEIKPEQVVPDITELLAEANTKLTDLEAKIVPTWAGLVEPLDRIVERISWAWSIVGHLMGVQNSPELRAAHEEMQPQVVQFWMRLGQSAALYEGYKAIKASPEFATFDVAQKRIIDAAIRDMELSGVGLTGEPKQRFNDIQLALAELANKFSNNVLDATKAYSLKLTEPAEIAGLPESLLGQAAQSARAAGHEAATPTDGPWVITLDAPSFMPFMQHSQRRDLREQIYKAYVSRAASGEYDNLGNIDRILELRREMSNILGFDNFAELSLASKMAPNVAAVENLLESLRSASFEAAKQDLDDLRAYAISKDAPEANDLEHWDLAYWSERLREAKFDFNAEELRPYFPLEQVLSGLFNLAHSLFGITITAADGQAPVWNPDVRYFQVANEQNQPIAYFYLDAYSRPAEKRGGAWMADCISRSKLTDKDGSKVRLPVAYLTCNQTPPVDGKPSLMTFGEVETLFHEFGHGLQHMLTTVDYVGAAGISNVEWDAVELPSQFMENWCYHRPTLLSLGKHYETGEPLPEHYYQKLLAARTFMSGSGMLRQIHFSWLDIALHSSYKPGGTETIADVRNRLAKISMVIPPLPEDNFLCSFGHIFAGGYAAGYYSYKWAEVLSADAFAAFEDAGLDDADAIGTTGRRFRDTVLSLGGSKHPMEVFTAFRGREPDPSALLRHNGLVATK encoded by the coding sequence ATGAAGCCCCTATTACAAGGCCAGGGATTGCCCCCATTTCCAGAAATTAAACCCGAACAAGTCGTTCCCGATATTACCGAACTGCTTGCAGAAGCGAATACAAAATTGACAGATCTCGAAGCGAAAATCGTCCCAACCTGGGCGGGATTGGTCGAACCACTCGATCGCATTGTCGAGCGGATCTCTTGGGCTTGGAGTATCGTCGGACACCTAATGGGCGTCCAAAATAGTCCCGAACTGCGCGCCGCTCATGAAGAAATGCAGCCCCAAGTCGTTCAGTTTTGGATGCGGTTGGGACAGAGCGCGGCTCTGTATGAGGGTTATAAAGCGATTAAAGCCAGCCCCGAATTTGCAACCTTCGATGTTGCCCAAAAAAGGATTATCGATGCCGCCATCCGCGATATGGAGCTATCTGGAGTCGGTTTGACTGGCGAACCCAAGCAGCGATTTAATGATATTCAATTAGCACTGGCCGAACTTGCTAATAAGTTCTCTAATAACGTCCTCGATGCCACCAAAGCCTATAGTCTGAAGCTGACTGAGCCAGCAGAAATTGCAGGACTACCCGAAAGTTTACTCGGTCAAGCCGCACAATCTGCCAGAGCCGCCGGACATGAAGCTGCTACGCCAACCGATGGCCCCTGGGTAATTACTTTAGATGCACCCAGTTTCATGCCATTCATGCAACACAGTCAACGGCGAGACTTGCGCGAGCAAATCTATAAAGCCTATGTCAGTCGCGCGGCATCTGGGGAATATGATAATCTCGGCAATATCGATCGCATCCTCGAATTACGGCGTGAAATGTCGAATATCCTCGGCTTCGACAATTTCGCCGAACTCAGTCTCGCCAGTAAAATGGCACCCAACGTCGCTGCCGTTGAAAATCTACTCGAATCCCTCCGCAGTGCCAGCTTTGAAGCAGCCAAACAGGATCTAGACGATCTGCGTGCCTATGCTATCTCTAAAGATGCACCCGAAGCCAACGATCTTGAACATTGGGATCTCGCCTACTGGTCGGAACGTCTGCGGGAAGCTAAATTTGACTTTAATGCTGAAGAATTGCGTCCGTATTTTCCCTTAGAACAGGTACTTTCGGGCTTATTTAATCTCGCCCACAGTCTGTTTGGCATCACCATCACCGCCGCCGATGGACAAGCACCAGTCTGGAATCCTGATGTGCGCTATTTCCAAGTCGCCAACGAGCAAAACCAACCGATTGCCTACTTCTACCTAGACGCATATAGCCGTCCTGCTGAAAAACGCGGTGGTGCCTGGATGGCAGATTGCATCAGTCGCTCCAAGTTGACCGATAAAGATGGGTCTAAAGTCCGTTTGCCCGTTGCTTATCTAACTTGCAATCAAACGCCACCAGTAGACGGTAAACCCAGTCTGATGACCTTCGGCGAAGTTGAAACCCTCTTCCACGAATTCGGGCACGGCTTACAACACATGCTCACCACCGTGGATTATGTCGGCGCGGCAGGCATTAGTAATGTCGAATGGGATGCCGTCGAGTTACCCAGCCAATTTATGGAAAACTGGTGCTACCATCGCCCCACCCTGCTAAGTTTGGGCAAACATTACGAAACTGGCGAACCCTTACCCGAACACTATTACCAAAAACTCCTCGCCGCACGCACATTTATGAGCGGTAGCGGAATGCTCCGTCAGATCCACTTTAGCTGGTTGGACATCGCACTGCACAGCAGCTACAAACCAGGTGGTACCGAAACAATCGCCGATGTTCGCAATCGCCTCGCCAAAATCAGCATGGTAATTCCCCCATTACCTGAAGACAATTTCCTCTGCTCCTTCGGACATATATTTGCTGGCGGTTATGCGGCTGGTTATTATAGCTACAAGTGGGCGGAAGTCTTGAGTGCGGATGCGTTCGCAGCGTTTGAAGATGCTGGTTTAGATGATGCAGATGCGATCGGCACGACCGGACGACGGTTCCGCGATACAGTATTATCGCTGGGCGGTAGCAAGCACCCAATGGAGGTGTTTACCGCCTTCCGTGGACGGGAGCCAGATCCATCGGCGTTGTTACGTCACAATGGGTTAGTTGCTACGAAGTAA
- a CDS encoding histone deacetylase family protein — protein sequence MFPVIYSDKFLLHQTGAFHPEKPARLTAIKSALERAVWANQLDWKQPTSIETRSPFAWIEKIHPAGYIHLVEELGNEGGSIDPDTPVSAKTYDVALLAVNAWLDGVALALKTGEPTFVLARPPGHHAEPARGMGFCIFSNAAIAATYALANGAERVAILDWDVHHGNGTQAVVAQNPQLAYCSLHEFPHYPGTGKATERGGYENLLNLPMQAGSTISDYQPLFETRVLPFLKAFNPDLLIVSAGYDAHHDDPLANISLYPEDFGIFTDYCLQITRKIVFGLEGGYDFNALGASVVATIERCL from the coding sequence ATGTTTCCAGTTATTTATTCAGACAAGTTTTTATTACATCAGACTGGGGCATTTCATCCCGAAAAACCCGCCCGATTGACCGCTATTAAATCGGCATTAGAACGGGCAGTATGGGCGAACCAACTCGATTGGAAACAGCCGACATCGATTGAAACGCGATCGCCATTTGCTTGGATCGAGAAAATTCACCCCGCTGGCTATATTCACTTGGTAGAGGAGCTTGGCAACGAAGGTGGCTCGATCGATCCGGATACACCCGTCTCGGCTAAAACCTATGATGTGGCTCTCCTGGCTGTAAATGCGTGGTTGGATGGGGTCGCTCTCGCACTAAAGACAGGCGAACCCACGTTTGTATTGGCGCGTCCGCCAGGGCATCATGCCGAGCCAGCGCGGGGGATGGGATTTTGTATTTTTAGTAATGCAGCGATCGCGGCAACTTACGCGCTGGCAAATGGTGCCGAACGGGTGGCAATTCTCGATTGGGACGTCCATCATGGTAATGGTACCCAAGCCGTAGTAGCTCAAAATCCGCAGCTTGCTTACTGTTCGCTGCATGAGTTTCCGCACTATCCCGGTACTGGTAAGGCTACAGAGCGGGGCGGGTACGAAAATCTGTTAAATTTGCCAATGCAGGCGGGAAGTACGATCTCGGATTATCAGCCGCTATTTGAAACTAGAGTGCTGCCTTTTTTAAAGGCATTCAATCCAGATCTATTGATCGTGAGTGCGGGATACGACGCCCATCATGACGATCCGCTAGCGAATATATCTCTCTATCCCGAAGATTTTGGCATCTTTACCGATTATTGTTTGCAAATAACGCGCAAAATCGTGTTTGGATTGGAAGGTGGGTATGATTTTAATGCTTTGGGAGCATCAGTGGTAGCGACGATCGAGCGATGCTTATGA
- a CDS encoding ATP-grasp domain-containing protein, whose protein sequence is MPTLILTPRFTEDAQALWRAANRLGWDVERLRSWQVLDELRSIADPVLYLEGLFGQTLAAEFGLRLLEPPLDWLPNLPREFRKRWGSLSTLEACRELVEPAFIKPPNDKSFPARVYTGAELPLEYDNDTPVLVAEVVAWEKEFRCFVLDRQIRAISVYLRNGELQRDRDFAAADAELAEVESFVDLVLADTRIELPRTAVLDVGVICDRGWAVVEQNAAWGAGLYGCDPVRVLEVLKYAAVQI, encoded by the coding sequence ATGCCAACATTAATTCTGACGCCACGGTTTACTGAAGATGCTCAAGCTTTGTGGCGCGCCGCCAATCGCCTTGGCTGGGATGTCGAACGATTGCGAAGTTGGCAGGTGCTGGATGAGTTGAGATCGATCGCCGATCCGGTATTGTATCTAGAGGGGTTATTCGGACAAACGCTCGCCGCCGAATTTGGACTGCGACTCCTAGAACCGCCACTCGATTGGCTGCCGAACTTACCTAGAGAATTCCGCAAGCGATGGGGATCACTATCGACATTGGAAGCTTGTCGAGAGTTGGTGGAGCCAGCATTTATCAAGCCGCCGAATGATAAGAGCTTCCCAGCGCGGGTATATACTGGTGCGGAGTTGCCGCTCGAATACGATAACGATACGCCCGTCTTGGTGGCTGAAGTGGTGGCATGGGAAAAAGAATTTCGGTGCTTTGTGCTCGATCGCCAGATCCGTGCAATTTCGGTATATTTAAGGAATGGAGAACTGCAACGCGATCGAGATTTTGCAGCCGCTGATGCCGAATTAGCAGAGGTAGAGTCCTTTGTCGATCTAGTCTTGGCAGATACTCGGATCGAGTTGCCCCGCACGGCGGTATTGGATGTGGGTGTAATTTGCGATCGTGGTTGGGCAGTGGTAGAGCAAAATGCCGCCTGGGGAGCCGGACTTTATGGCTGCGATCCCGTGCGGGTATTGGAAGTGTTGAAGTATGCAGCGGTGCAGATTTAA
- a CDS encoding formylglycine-generating enzyme family protein, whose amino-acid sequence MKHRSDTVALTPNPSVLSCLVSIARSRQVSRRARAAKSKIPGILRSSRSLLLNIMSSVTNLTTFSFETVSVDRNGEIIDRRSGKAQYFTLSLGDGIGLDLVSIPGGTLMMGDERHHQDEQPVHQVTVPAFFISKYPITQAQYRSIMGENAGSGMGDNYPIEKVSWDDAIEFCNKLSQQTGDRYTLPSESQWEYACRAGTTTAFYFGETIVPDLVNYHGDYPYQGAPTGENREQTTPVGSFPPNAFGLSDMHGNVWEWCLDEYQPSYQGAPIDGSAWISSVEESNLKRVMRGGAWDYVARGCRSAVRGSLASQIRLAGCGLRVVRADG is encoded by the coding sequence GTGAAGCATAGATCTGATACTGTCGCCCTCACCCCCAACCCCTCTGTCTTGTCTTGTCTCGTCTCGATCGCTCGTTCCCGGCAGGTTTCCCGCCGAGCGCGAGCCGCAAAATCCAAAATCCCTGGCATACTAAGATCTAGTCGATCGCTGCTGCTGAATATCATGTCTTCTGTAACCAATCTCACCACATTTAGCTTTGAAACCGTCAGTGTCGATCGCAATGGTGAAATAATCGATCGACGATCGGGTAAGGCTCAATACTTTACACTCAGCTTAGGCGATGGTATTGGATTGGATCTAGTCTCGATTCCTGGTGGTACATTGATGATGGGCGACGAGCGACACCATCAAGACGAGCAGCCAGTTCATCAAGTGACAGTACCAGCATTTTTTATAAGTAAATATCCGATTACTCAGGCGCAATATCGATCGATTATGGGCGAAAATGCCGGAAGTGGAATGGGAGATAATTACCCGATCGAGAAGGTTAGTTGGGATGATGCGATCGAATTCTGTAATAAATTATCGCAACAAACTGGCGATCGATATACTTTACCCAGTGAATCTCAATGGGAATATGCCTGTCGCGCTGGCACTACTACAGCATTTTACTTTGGGGAGACGATCGTGCCGGATTTGGTGAATTATCACGGGGATTATCCCTACCAGGGCGCACCCACAGGTGAAAATAGAGAACAAACGACACCTGTCGGGAGTTTCCCGCCGAATGCTTTTGGGTTATCTGACATGCACGGGAATGTGTGGGAATGGTGCCTGGATGAGTACCAACCCAGTTATCAAGGCGCGCCCATAGATGGCAGCGCGTGGATTTCGAGCGTGGAGGAAAGCAATCTCAAAAGAGTGATGCGCGGTGGTGCTTGGGATTACGTCGCGCGCGGATGTCGAAGTGCCGTGCGCGGTAGTCTAGCATCGCAGATTCGGCTGGCTGGGTGTGGATTGCGGGTGGTAAGGGCGGATGGGTAG
- a CDS encoding glutathione S-transferase family protein: MLPNNFRLITIPVSHYSEKARWALDYLEVPYREMAHMPPFHRNATKKYGGRSVPVLVTDTGAATDSTDILRYLDRLYPEKLYPIDPNLQVLTLELENLFNLTLGVHIRRWGYSYILSPQLIYPRWTLGVPFWEKLLFPAIFPRVGKIVRSTYNVTDTSGTESYREIEIVFDRVDGLLADGRKYLLGDKFSAIDITFAALAAPIIQPPEHYIKPAALTSLPTQMQSDISNAQATPAGKFGLRMYQEYRHHKMRSRS; encoded by the coding sequence ATGCTGCCAAACAACTTTCGACTGATTACGATACCTGTGAGCCATTACAGCGAGAAAGCAAGGTGGGCACTAGACTACTTAGAAGTTCCATATCGAGAAATGGCGCACATGCCGCCATTTCATCGGAATGCGACTAAAAAATATGGCGGTAGGAGCGTTCCTGTCTTGGTAACGGATACGGGTGCCGCAACTGATTCGACAGATATTTTGAGATATTTAGACAGACTGTATCCCGAAAAGCTGTACCCGATCGATCCCAACCTACAAGTACTCACTCTAGAGCTAGAAAACTTATTCAATCTTACATTAGGCGTACATATTCGCCGTTGGGGATATTCTTATATCCTTTCTCCGCAATTAATCTATCCACGTTGGACTTTGGGCGTGCCATTTTGGGAGAAGTTATTGTTCCCCGCTATCTTTCCCAGAGTAGGCAAGATCGTCCGATCGACCTACAATGTTACCGATACATCCGGTACGGAATCCTATCGAGAAATTGAGATAGTATTCGATCGAGTCGATGGATTGCTAGCCGATGGACGTAAATATTTATTAGGCGACAAGTTTTCGGCGATCGATATTACATTTGCCGCCCTTGCCGCACCGATAATTCAGCCTCCAGAACACTACATTAAGCCCGCTGCGCTGACGTCTTTACCCACCCAGATGCAATCCGATATTAGCAACGCTCAAGCCACCCCAGCGGGCAAATTTGGATTACGCATGTACCAAGAGTACAGACACCACAAAATGCGATCGCGATCGTAG
- a CDS encoding Na(+)/H(+) antiporter subunit B, which yields MRWIYLIAGIALGIKILLTSNALPDLSQLTIVETIVRETGIPNAVSGIILRNRLYDTIFEVVVFTIAILGVKFLLSTEQPATTVYQFTDSPSIVLARLGATIAALVSIELAIRGHLSPGGGFAAGVAGGTAIGLVAITSSTEEMDRLYQRWHAATWEKISAIAFIIIAAINLSGVELPHGELGALISGGFIPLLNVLVAIKVALGSWAVMLLFIRYRGLL from the coding sequence ATGAGATGGATTTATCTAATCGCAGGTATCGCGCTGGGTATCAAAATCCTGCTGACTTCCAACGCGCTCCCAGACTTATCACAACTAACCATCGTCGAAACGATCGTCCGCGAGACAGGTATCCCCAATGCCGTATCGGGTATCATCCTCCGAAATCGGCTCTACGACACGATCTTTGAAGTCGTCGTGTTTACGATCGCCATCTTAGGTGTCAAATTCTTGCTCTCTACCGAGCAACCTGCCACCACAGTCTACCAATTTACCGATTCACCCTCGATCGTTTTAGCCAGATTGGGCGCGACAATTGCCGCACTAGTTAGTATCGAATTGGCAATTCGCGGACATCTCAGCCCTGGTGGTGGTTTTGCCGCAGGTGTAGCGGGTGGTACCGCCATCGGCTTAGTGGCAATTACCTCCTCTACCGAAGAGATGGATCGACTATACCAGCGTTGGCACGCCGCTACCTGGGAAAAAATCTCCGCGATCGCTTTCATCATCATCGCGGCGATTAATCTCTCTGGTGTAGAATTGCCCCACGGCGAGTTAGGGGCATTAATCAGTGGTGGGTTTATCCCGCTCCTGAATGTGCTCGTCGCCATTAAAGTTGCCTTGGGTTCGTGGGCAGTAATGTTGCTCTTTATCCGTTATCGTGGTTTGTTATAA
- a CDS encoding DUF4040 domain-containing protein — protein MTDPYIYAIVALLPITALMLVFQSNPYNALIMRGILGAIAALIYSILGAADVALTEALMGTLLSISLYAIAVRSSMVVRLGILSDETTVDSSVENELRTIFSKHYLRLELVTYPDPQTLRQALLDRTIHTTIVLNPDRAPEIATRISSLYEMMRSQLPSDTNLTYINPLASKLTVTEPQQ, from the coding sequence ATGACAGATCCTTATATCTATGCGATCGTTGCCCTGCTGCCCATCACTGCGCTGATGTTGGTATTTCAGTCCAATCCTTACAACGCACTGATTATGCGTGGTATTCTCGGTGCCATCGCCGCCCTCATCTATTCAATTCTCGGCGCGGCGGATGTCGCTTTAACCGAAGCTTTGATGGGCACCTTATTATCGATTTCTTTATATGCGATCGCGGTGCGATCTTCAATGGTAGTGCGGCTGGGCATCTTGAGCGACGAAACTACTGTCGATTCTTCCGTGGAGAATGAGTTACGCACGATTTTTAGCAAACATTATCTGCGACTCGAACTAGTTACTTATCCAGATCCACAGACTTTGCGCCAAGCATTACTCGATCGAACCATTCATACCACGATCGTTCTAAATCCCGATCGAGCGCCTGAGATCGCCACCAGAATTTCCAGTCTTTATGAGATGATGCGATCGCAACTCCCCTCAGACACAAACCTAACCTACATCAACCCATTAGCTAGTAAACTGACTGTCACGGAGCCACAGCAATGA
- a CDS encoding monovalent cation/H(+) antiporter subunit G, which produces MIDILGYFCIGVGIIFWFWGTIPLLGKRSVLFKLHSLSVSDTLGSMAIVFGLLLKLPSEWQLLILAIISLAVWNTMLGYVLAYCASSQEES; this is translated from the coding sequence ATGATAGACATTCTCGGTTATTTCTGCATCGGTGTGGGGATTATCTTCTGGTTTTGGGGGACGATACCGCTACTGGGCAAACGCTCGGTATTATTTAAGTTGCACAGTCTCTCAGTCTCAGATACCCTCGGCTCGATGGCGATCGTGTTTGGATTGTTGCTAAAACTCCCTAGTGAATGGCAATTACTGATACTCGCAATTATCTCGTTGGCAGTGTGGAATACAATGTTAGGCTATGTATTAGCCTATTGCGCGAGCAGTCAGGAGGAGTCATGA